In one window of Panthera uncia isolate 11264 chromosome F2, Puncia_PCG_1.0, whole genome shotgun sequence DNA:
- the THEM6 gene encoding protein THEM6 codes for MLGLLVAPLVLALVYFALLDGWYLVRVPCAVLRARLLQPRVRDLLAEQRYAGRVLPSDLDLLLHMNNARYLREADVARAAHLTRCGVLGALRALGARAVLAASCARYRRSLRLFEPFEVRTRLLGWDDRAFYLEARFISLRDGFVCALLRSRQHVLGTSPERVVQHLCKHRVEPPELPEDLRHWIAYNEASSQLLRAESGLSDVVKDQ; via the exons ATGCTGGGGCTGCTCGTGGCGCCGCTGGTCCTGGCGCTCGTCTACTTCGCGCTGCTGGACGGTTGGTACCTGGTGCGCGTGCCGTGCGCCGTGCTGCGCGCGCGCCTGCTGCAGCCGCGCGTCCGCGACCTGCTGGCCGAGCAACGCTACGCGGGCCGCGTGCTGCCCTCGGACTTGGACCTGCTGCTGCACATGAACAACGCGCGCTACTTGCGCGAGGCCGACGTGGCGCGCGCCGCGCACCTGACGCGCTGCGGGGTGCTGGGGGCGCTGCGCGCGCTCGGGGCCCGCGCCGTGCTGGCCGCCTCGTGCGCGCGCTATCGCCGCTCGCTGCGCCTGTTCGAGCCCTTCGAGGTGCGCACCCGCCTGCTGGGCTGGGACGACCGAGCGTTTTACCTGGAGGCGCGCTTCATCAGCCTGCGCGATGGCTTCGTGTGCGCGCTCCTGCGCTCCCGCCAGCATGTGCTGGGCACCTCGCCGGAGCGCGTCGTGCAGCACCTGTGCAAACACAGG GTGGAGCCCCCCGAGCTGCCAGAGGACCTACGGCACTGGATTGCCTACAACGAGGCCAGCAGCCAGCTGCTCAGGGCTGAGAGCGGCCTCAGTGATGTCGTCAAGGACCAATGA
- the PSCA gene encoding prostate stem cell antigen, with product MKAVVLTLLAIGLALQPSGALQCYSCEAQVSNQNCLHVKNCTRSDTQCWTERIRAVGFLTIISKGCTSHCVEDSQNYYLGKKNITCCSSDLCNANGAHALQPTLVTLALLTALCGLLLWGPSRM from the exons ATGAAGGCTGTCGTCCTCACCCTGCTGGCCATCGGCCTGGCCCTGCAGCCAA gcggTGCCCTGCAGTGCTACTCCTGCGAGGCCCAGGTGAGCAACCAGAACTGCCTGCACGTGAAGAATTGCACCCGCTCTGATACCCAATGCTGGACCGAGCGCATCC gtgctGTTGGCTTCCTGACCATCATTAGCAAGGGCTGCACCTCGCACTGTGTGGAGGACTCCCAGAACTACTACTTGGGCAAGAAGAACATCACGTGTTGCTCCAGTGACCTGTGCAATGCCAACGGGGCCCATGCCCTGCAGCCAACTCTTGTCACCCTGGCGCTGCTCACTGCTCTCTGTGGCCTGCTGCTCTGGGGCCCTAGCCGGATGTAG
- the JRK gene encoding jerky protein homolog, translated as MASKQAAGRSPGEKRKRVVLTLKEKIDICTRLEKGESRKVLMQEYNVGMSTLYDIKAHKAQLLRFFASSDSDKALEQRRTLHTPKLEHLDRVLYEWFLGKRAEGVPVSGPMLIEKAKDFYEQMRLTEPCVFSGGWLWRFKARHGIKKLDASGEKQAADHRAAEQFCGFFRSLTAEHGLSPEQVYSADETGLLWRCPPTASPEGGTAPGVKQNKDRLTVLVCANAAGSHKIKPLVIGKRGGPRAFRGIQHLPVAYKAQGDAWVDKEIFSDWFHHIFVPSVREHFRAVGLPEDGKAVLLLDGARARPRESQLVSDNVLTVFLPAGATASIQPMDQGIRRHFLRNFINPPATPQGRHPRYSMNDAIVSVACAWSAVPRHVFSRAWRKLWPAATFAEGSSSEEEPERLPTKPHDQTFAHIPELGREAPARPGSRLHRGAAAEGDGLGCEAGEGLAPSAGGPDQVEKDGDEAAWEQAASAFDSVVRFAEGQPCFTAQEVGQLRALRSVFARQRQAKRRRVALRAAVKLEAPQELSPLPCSSAAAED; from the coding sequence ATGGCCTCCAAGCAGGCTGCCGGCAGGAGCCCGGGGGAGAAGCGCAAGAGGGTGGTGCTGACCCTGAAGGAGAAGATCGACATCTGCACGCGCCTGGAGAAGGGGGAGAGCAGGAAGGTCCTGATGCAGGAGTACAACGTGGGCATGTCCACCCTGTACGACATCAAGGCCCACAAGGCGCAGCTGCTCCGGTTCTTTGCCAGCTCGGATTCCGACAAGGCCCTGGAGCAGCGACGCACCCTGCACACGCCCAAGCTGGAGCACCTGGACCGCGTCCTGTACGAGTGGTTCCTGGGGAAGCGCGCCGAGGGCGTGCCCGTGTCGGGCCCCATGCTCATCGAGAAGGCCAAGGACTTCTACGAGCAGATGCGCCTGACGGAGCCCTGCGTGTTCTCCGGCGGGTGGCTGTGGCGTTTCAAGGCCAGGCACGGCATCAAGAAGCTGGACGCGTCCGGCGAAAAGCAAGCGGCCGACCACCGGGCGGCAGAGCAGTTCTGTGGCTTTTTCCGGAGCCTGACCGCCGAGCACGGCCTGTCCCCGGAGCAGGTGTACAGTGCTGACGAGACCGGCCTTCTCTGGCGGTGCCCGCCGACTGCCAGCCCGGAAGGCGGGACGGCGCCCGGCGTCAAGCAGAACAAGGACAGGCTGACCGTCCTCGTGTGCGCCAACGCCGCCGGCTCGCACAAGATCAAACCCCTGGTGATCGGGAAGCGCGGCGGCCCCAGGGCCTTCCGGGGCATCCAGCACCTGCCGGTGGCGTACAAGGCCCAGGGCGACGCCTGGGTGGACAAGGAGATCTTTTCCGACTGGTTCCATCACATCTTTGTTCCCTCGGTGAGGGAGCACTTCCGAGCGGTGGGCCTGCCCGAGGACGGCAAGGCCGTCCTCCTGCTGGACGGCGCCCGGGCGCGCCCGCGGGAGTCCCAGCTGGTTTCCGACAACGTCCTCACCGTCTTCCTGCCCGCGGGCGCCACCGCCTCCATCCAGCCCATGGACCAGGGCATTCGGAGACATTTCCTGAGGAATTTCATCAACCCCCCCGCCACGCCGCAGGGCCGTCACCCCCGTTACAGCATGAACGATGCCATCGTCAGCGTGGCCTGCGCCTGGAGCGCGGTGCCCCGCCACGTCTTCAGCCGGGCCTGGAGGAAGCTGTGGCCCGCGGCCACGTTCGCCGAAGGCTCGTCTTCCGAGGAGGAGCCGGAGCGTCTCCCAACGAAGCCTCACGACCAAACTTTCGCGCACATCCCGGAGCTCGGGAGAGAGGCCCCGGCCCGCCCCGGCAGCCGGCTTCACCGGGGCGCGGCCGCCGAGGGAGACGGGCTGGGATGCGAGGCCGGGGAGGGCCTGGCCCCGTCCGCGGGGGGCCCGGACCAGGTGGAGAAGGACGGCGACGAGGCGGCCTGGGAGCAGGCGGCCTCGGCCTTTGACTCTGTCGTCCGCTTCGCCGAGGGACAGCCCTGCTTCACGGCGCAGGAGGTGGGGCAGCTGCGCGCGCTGCGCTCGGTGTTCGCGAGGCAGCGGCAGGCGAAGCGGCGGCGCGTGGCCCTCAGGGCCGCGGTCAAGCTCGAGGCCCCCCAGGagctctcccctctgccctgctcgtCCGCGGCGGCCGAGGACTGA
- the LOC125924355 gene encoding trigger factor-like, whose product MVMVLMVIIVMVVIMVMVVMVMIMVMVVMEMMTMVVMVMMVMVMMVMVVMVVMEMMMMVMVLMVIIVMMVIMVMVVMEMMTMVMVDGDNSDDGDDGDGGGDYGDYGDGGDGSDGDDDDGDGVDGDNSDDDGDDGDGGGDVMMVIIVVSRVMW is encoded by the coding sequence ATGGTAATGGTGTTGATGGTGATAATAGTGATGGTggtgattatggtgatggtggtgatggtgatgattatggtgatggtggtgatggagatgatgacaatggtggtgatggtgatgatggtgatggtgatgatggtgatggtggtgatggtagtgatggagatgatgatgatggtgatggtgttgatggtgataatagtgatgatggtgattatggtgatggtggtgatggagatGATGACGATGGTAATGGTTGATGGTGATAatagtgatgatggtgatgatggtgatggtggtggtgattatggtgattatggtgatggtggtgatggtagtgATGGAGATGATGACGATGGTGATGGTGTTGATGGTgataatagtgatgatgatggtgatgatggtgatggtggtggtgatgtgatGATGGTAATCATTGTGGTGTCCAGGGTGATGTGGTGA